One segment of Acropora muricata isolate sample 2 chromosome 8, ASM3666990v1, whole genome shotgun sequence DNA contains the following:
- the LOC136924756 gene encoding putative ammonium transporter 2 has translation MAMTNNSSVLTELPPTSLSAQDHTGYTARGDMDGPGDAVWILTSAFIIFTMISGFGLVESGMVSRKNETNIMVKNAVDVIFGGLGFWMFGFGFTFGDSPGVNAFSGFGRFFTDAEESHMGEVFSLYCFQASFATTATTIVSGAVAERMNLKAYIIFAFTNTLTYCFPAHWVWGEKGWLKEMGVVDMGGASPVHLVGGVAGLVATLMLKPRLGRFPSAPGSKPWKHNMGCPTNVLLGMFMLWWGWLGFNCGSTFGVSGGKWKLASRSAVCTINASCGGGVFATIYTYMKFKRLDIPFFMAGVLGSLVSITAICGVVRPAESLAIGFIGAAITIFGWQLLNRLKIDDPVGAVSTHAGGSVWAMIAVGLFVEKDSLPQPFSKTYGAFKGGHVKILGVQLLACVSITVWTIFIVFIQLYAIDKCVGLRLTLEEEILGADVCEHGIKAQQSSMDTCLVTALPVSPNRVIPSAIDEHEENSLTVTSDFNSRAAIKVDSEIKLENAVLESYEAVTGAKTDGVPQDTKHTSQVSSNEAYTVVVRRKSKDNDSRGVVSTGLARNRWFGAVSPNNASNKKHKSGPESPPLHSSKSTVLITLTPVDDDQAVRLNVSN, from the exons ATGGCAATGACGAACAACTCATCAGTATTAACAGAGTTGCCACCGACATCTTTGAGCGCGCAGGATCATACCGGATACACAGCCAGAGGTGATATGGATGGCCCAGGGGATGCTGTGTGGATTCTAACCAGTGCTTTCATAATTTTCACAATGATTTCAGGGTTTGGGCTTGTAGAATCCG GCATGGTCTCGAGGAAGAATGAAACCAACATCATGGTAAAGAACGCTGTTGATGTAATATTTGGCGGCTTGGGATTCTGGATGTTTGGTTTCGGTTTTACCTTTGGCGATTCTCCTGGTGTCAATGCCTTTTCTGGTTTTGGAAGGTTTTTCACAGACGCAGAGGAATCCCACATGGGGGAAGTGTTCTCATTGTACTGTTTTCAAGCTTCGTTTGCCACAACTGCAACAACTATCGTGTCTGGAGCAGTTGCTGAAAGAATGAATTTGAAAGCTTACATTATCTTTGCCTTCACAAATACTTTGACCTATTGCTTTCCAGCGCACTGGGTCTGGGGCGAGAAAGGATGGCTTAAAGAAATGGGCGTGGTAGACATGGGAGGCGCCAGTCCGGTGCACCTTGTGGGAGGCGTGGCAGGGCTTGTTGCCACTCTAATGCTAAAGCCTAGGCTTGGAAGATTCCCAAGCGCGCCTGGGTCTAAACCTTGGAAACATAATATGGGGTGTCCGACAAACGTTCTGCTAG GAATGTTTATGCTCTGGTGGGGTTGGCTCGGATTCAATTGTGGCAGCACTTTTGGTGTCAGCGGTGGCAAATGGAAACTTGCGTCTCGATCAGCTGTGTGCACAATTAATGCGTCATGTGGTGGTGGAGTATTTGCAACAATTTACACTTACATGAAATTCAAAAG GCTGGACATTCCATTCTTTATGGCTGGGGTCCTTGGTAGTCTGGTCAGCATCACGGCCATTTGTGGCGTTGTGCGGCCTGCAGAGAGCCTTGCCATTGGTTTTATTGGTGCAGCCATTACCATATTTGGTTGGCAATTGCTAAACAGGCTCAAAATAGATGATCCCGTTGGCGCCGTCTCGACGCACGCAGGTGGCTCTGTCTGGGCTATGATCGCTGTTGGGCTGTTCGTGGAAAAAGACAGCCTCCCACAGCCATTTTCTAAAACATATGGTGCCTTCAAAGGTGGACATGTTAAAATACTTGGGGTACAGCTCCTAGCTTGCGTTTCTATAACAGTCTGGACTATTTTCATTGTCTTCATTCAACTTTACGCTATTGATAAATGTGTTGGGTTGAGGTTGACCTTGGAGGAAGAGATCCTTGGAGCTGATGTCTGTGAGCATGGAATCAAAGCACAGCAATCGAGTATGGACACTTGTCTGGTTACAGCTTTACCAGTGTCACCAAACCGAGTGATTCCATCGGCAATAGACGAACACGAAGAAAATTCGTTGACAGTTACAAGTGACTTTAACAGTCGAGCTGCAATCAAGGTAGATTCTGAAATCAAATTGGAAAATGCTGTTCTAGAGAGTTACGAGGCCGTTACTGGGGCAAAAACTGATGGTGTGCCACAGGACACAAAACATACTAGTCAGGTTAGTAGCAATGAAGCATATACCGTTGTTGTGAGAAGAAAATCGAAAGATAACGACAGTCGAGGCGTGGTATCCACTGGTTTAGCCAGGAACAGGTGGTTTGGGGCTGTTTCCCCTAACAACGCGAGCAACAAGAAGCATAAAAGCGGTCCAGAGAGTCCTCCACTTCACAGCAGTAAATCAACTGTGTTAATCACCCTGACACCAGTTGATGACGATCAAGCAGTAAGACTGAATGTTAGTAACTAG